Proteins co-encoded in one Candida albicans SC5314 chromosome 3, complete sequence genomic window:
- the CHS8 gene encoding Chs8p (Chitin synthase required for synthesis of long-chitin fibrils; nonessential; 8 or 9 membrane spanning regions; mRNA present in yeast and hyphae; induced during cell wall regeneration; flow model biofilm repressed), giving the protein MGNSNFNNKNSHNPFDNVSDDDDDLFDDIEPVQQGSPSQPQHHHIATNANNRYQFDNSPYRRSSSYDVYNNNPFVGNTSYTNTTTPPPMLQQQQQPALSPLQPPLFNNNGNNNTLYQQQQYKKYRTPTSSNSNSSYSTMVDNDEFQLSRKKTVAFTEPEYPPLTYSPGKKRDTATSTNVYDYDLEEMDDGSLVASGGSGGIHADFAGDDYIINPLQDADDDDSLDPFGDDESLFSDTGEEILRRGTTIKKRHSTRRGRRNGTLKRGKSRNTEYGGENEKLVNNDNGDEEDGDGDDDDDDFKPKLTYTKTIKKAKLINGNYVIDAPVPKTLLETYGKKINYHQDNVSREMSFVRYTAATCGPSNYVKFNYNLRQELYAPSRQTEIMICITMYNEDEVLLARTLKGVFENIRDLTNRSDPNWGDDSWKKIVVCIVNDGRLELNKRTETLLAALGIFQDGYAKSKINDKSVKAHIYEYTSTVGIDAVNDKVHLACNSTPVQFLFCLKEKNSRKINSHRWCFQAFAPILNPKVIMLLDCGTKPSRDAFFHLWKSFKDPNVAGACGEMRVALGPNKNLLMNPLVAAQNFEYKISNVLDKPMESVFGFISVLPGAFSAYRYEALLNVNGEGPLEKYFKGEYLHQMTTEGDSNDPDFDDERDVKEKNFQQAGIFTSNMYLAEDRILCFELVAKKNHNYILRYVNEAKAETDVPENIDEFVLQRRRWLNGSMFAAGYAVFHWTKIWRSNHSLFRKLFLQLEFYYQLVTILVSWFSLASFFLVFRILTANLGSSDMNFNVGKYLAIIFLWFYVGSVVCTFVLAFGNTPRGTRKFYLVIAVFFAILMAYMMFAAIFLAVHTVNSIVHNHKTDFTIALVFTNTKFRDLVVSMVSTYLLYFIGAFMYGEPSFMFTSFVQYVLLSPTYINVLNIYAFCNIHDVSWGTKGVEQAKDLGSAKSFGKNSDELVMIAPENLTQELNDKYVATLENLRTMIPVKDIPQESNKKKDDLAYYAFIRTITVLVWMLTNAILIAIVLEAGGVDILSGNKSGQTNADGSISGNSQVFLTIILWIVAGLALFRFIGAFLFLIFKSFRPLKWKLRAKRENKRNRNQNRNV; this is encoded by the coding sequence ATGGGTAACtcaaatttcaacaacaagaacagTCATAACCCGTTTGACAATGTTTctgacgatgatgatgatttgttTGATGACATTGAACCAGTGCAACAAGGTTCACCATCACAGCCTCAGCATCATCATATAGCTACTAATGCCAATAATAGATATCAATTCGATAATTCTCCATATCGTCGATCATCATCGTATGATGTGTACAATAATAACCCTTTTGTTGGCAACACTAGTTACACCAACACTACCACTCCACCACCAAtgttacaacaacaacaacagccaGCCTTGTCTCCTTTACAACCTCCTTTGTTTAACAACAACGGTAACAATAATACcctttatcaacaacaacagtacAAAAAGTATAGAACTCCAACTAGCTCCAATTCAAACTCCTCATACAGTACTAtggttgataatgatgaattcCAATTGCTGAGGAAGAAAACTGTTGCTTTCACTGAACCAGAGTATCCTCCATTGACTTATTCCCCGGGTAAAAAAAGAGATACTGCCACCAGTACTAATGTATATGACTATGATTTAGAAGAAATGGATGATGGTTCTCTTGTTGCCAGCGGAGGTAGTGGTGGAATACATGCTGATTTTGCTGGTGACGATTATATCATTAATCCTTTGCAAGATgctgatgatgacgattCATTGGATCCATTTGGTGATGACGAATCTTTGTTCCTGGACACTGGTGAAGAGATTTTGAGACGTGGTACCACCATCAAGAAGAGACATTCTACTCGTCGTGGTCGTAGAAATGGGACATTGAAAAGGGGTAAGAGTAGAAACACTGAATATGGTggagaaaatgaaaaacttGTCAACAATGACAATggagatgaagaagatggcgatggtgatgatgatgacgatgatttCAAGCCAAAATTAACTTACACCAAAACTATCAAGAAAgctaaattgattaatggTAATTATGTAATTGATGCACCAGTTCCAAAAACGTTATTGGAAACTTATGGtaagaaaatcaattatcatcaaGATAATGTATCTAGAGAGATGTCATTCGTTAGGTATACAGCTGCTACGTGTGGACCTTCTAATTATGTTAAATTTAACTATAACTTACGTCAAGAATTATATGCTCCTTCTCGACAAACagaaataatgatttgtATCACCATGTATAATGAAGACGAAGTATTATTGGCAAGAACATTGAAAGGGGTTTTCGAAAACATCAGAGATTTGACTAATCGATCTGATCCTAATTGGGGTGACGACAGTTGGAAGAAAATTGTTGTCTGTATTGTTAATGATGGTCGAttggaattgaataaaCGGACAGAAACATTATTGGCAGCATTGGGTATTTTCCAAGATGGGTATGCCAAATCTAAAATTAATGACAAATCAGTGAAGGCTCATATCTATGAGTACACTTCCACTGTTGGAATAGACGCTGTCAATGATAAAGTTCATTTGGCTTGTAATTCAACTCCagttcaatttttgttttgtttgaaagaaaagaatagTCGTAAAATCAATTCTCATCGTTGGTGTTTTCAAGCTTTTGCTCCAATACTTAATCCCAAAGTAATAATGTTGTTGGATTGTGGTACCAAACCTTCACGTGATGCATTCTTCCATTTATGGAAATCATTTAAAGATCCTAATGTTGCTGGTGCTTGTGGAGAAATGCGAGTTGCCTTGGGACCcaacaagaatttattaatgaatcCGTTAGTGGCAGCacaaaattttgaatataaaaTTTCCAATGTGTTAGATAAACCGATGGAATCGGTGTTTGGATTTATTAGTGTGTTGCCAGGGGCTTTCAGTGCTTATAGATATGAAGCATTATTAAATGTCAATGGAGAAGGTCCGttagaaaaatatttcaaaggAGAATATTTACATCAAATGACAACAGAAGGTGATTCCAATGATCCAGACTTTGACGATGAACGTGATGTAAAAGAGAAAAACTTCCAACAAGCAGGTATATTTACTAGTAATATGTATTTGGCAGAAGATAGAATTTTATGTTTTGAATTGGTGGCCAAGAAGAATCATAATTACATTTTACGTTATGTTAATGAAGCCAAAGCTGAAACTGATGTTCCTGAAAacattgatgaatttgtcttgcaaagaagaagatggcTTAATGGTTCTATGTTTGCTGCTGGTTATGCTGTTTTCCATTGGACAAAGATTTGGCGTTCCAATCATTCTTTGTTTAGGaaattatttcttcaattggaATTTTATTACCAATTAGTTACAATTTTGGTGTCTTGGTTTTCATTAGcaagtttctttttggttttcCGTATTTTAACTGCTAATTTAGGGTCTAGTGACATGAATTTCAATGTTGGTAAATATCTTGccattatatttttatggTTTTATGTTGGGTCTGTTGTTTGTACTTTTGTTTTGGCATTTGGTAATACCCCTAGGGGAACTAGGAAATTCTATCTTGTTATTGCTGTGTTTTTCGCTATTTTAATGGCGTATATGATGTTTGCAGCAATCTTTTTGGCAGTGCATACAGTCAATTCGATTGTTCATAATCACAAGACTGATTTCACTATTGCCTTGGTGTTTACAAACACCAAATTCCGTGATTTGGTGGTATCTATGGTGTCCACTTATTTGTTATATTTCATTGGAGCATTTATGTATGGGGAACCTAGCTTTATGTTTACTTCGTTTGTTCAATACGTGTTGTTATCTCCAACCTATATCAATGTGTTGAACATTTATGCCTTTTGTAACATTCACGATGTTAGTTGGGGGACAAAAGGGGTTGAACAAGCCAAAGATTTGGGGTCAGCAAAATCTTTCGGTAAGAATTCTGATGAATTGGTGATGATTGCACCAGAGAATTTGAcacaagaattgaatgacAAATATGTTGCCACATTGGAAAATTTACGTACTATGATACCCGTGAAAGATATACCTCAAGAAAGtaacaagaaaaaagatgatTTGGCTTATTATGCATTTATTAGAACCATTACGGTGTTGGTATGGATGCTCACTAATGCTATTTTGATTGCTATAGTGTTAGAAGCTGGTGGAGTCGATATTTTAAGTGGTAATAAATCAGGTCAAACGAATGCTGATGGATCCATTTCCGGTAATTCTCAAGTATTTTTAACAATCATTTTATGGATTGTCGCTGGGTTAGCATTGTTTAGATTCATTGGAGCATTTTTATTCTTGATATTCAAGAGTTTCCGTCCACTTAAATGGAAATTGAGAGCTAAACGAGAAAACAAACGTAatagaaatcaaaatagaAATGTCTAA
- the PMA1 gene encoding H(+)-exporting P2-type ATPase (Plasma membrane H(+)-ATPase; highly expressed, comprises 20-40% of total plasma membrane protein; levels increase at stationary phase transition; fluconazole induced; caspofungin repressed; upregulated in RHE model; Spider biofilm repressed), whose amino-acid sequence MSATEPTNEKVDKIVSDDEDEDIDQLVADLQSNPGAGDEEEEEENDSSFKAVPEELLQTDPRVGLTDDEVTKRRKRYGLNQMAEEQENLVLKFVMFFVGPIQFVMEAAAVLAAGLEDWVDFGVICALLLLNAFVGFIQEYQAGSIVDELKKTLANSALVVRNGQLVEIPANEVVPGDILQLEDGTVIPTDGRIVSEDCLLQVDQSAITGESLAVDKRSGDSCYSSSTVKTGEAFMIVTATGDSTFVGRAAALVNKASAGTGHFTEVLNGIGTTLLVFVIVTLLVVWVACFYRTVRIVPILRYTLAITIIGVPVGLPAVVTTTMAVGAAYLAKKQAIVQKLSAIESLAGVEILCSDKTGTLTKNKLSLHEPYTVEGVEPDDLMLTACLAASRKKKGLDAIDKAFLKSLINYPRAKAALPKYKVIEFQPFDPVSKKVTAIVESPEGERIICVKGAPLFVLKTVEDDHPIPEDVHENYQNTVAEFASRGFRSLGVARKRGEGHWEILGIMPCMDPPRDDTAATVNEARRLGLRVKMLTGDAVGIAKETCRQLGLGTNIYDADRLGLSGGGDMAGSEIADFVENADGFAEVFPQHKYNAVEILQSRGYLVAMTGDGVNDAPSLKKADTGIAVEGATDAARSAADIVFLAPGLSAIIDALKTSRQIFHRMYSYVVYRIALSLHLELFLGLWIAILNRSLDINLIVFIAIFADVATLAIAYDNAPYDPKPVKWNLPRLWGMSIVLGVILAIGTWITLTTMLLPKGGIIQNFGGLDGILFLQISLTENWLIFVTRAQGPFWSSIPSWQLSGAVLIVDIIATCFTLFGWWSQNWTDIVTVVRTWIWSFGVFCVMGGAYYLMSTSEAFDNFCNGRKPQQHTDKRSLEDFLVSMQRVSTQHEKST is encoded by the coding sequence ATGAGTGCTACTGAACCAACCAACGAAAAGGTTGATAAAATCGTCTCCGATGATGAAGACGAAGACATTGACCAATTAGTCGCTGATTTACAATCTAACCCAGGTGCtggtgatgaagaagaagaagaggaaaaTGACTCTTCCTTCAAAGCCGTCCCAGAAGAATTATTGCAAACTGACCCAAGAGTTGGTTTGACTGATGATGAAGTCaccaaaagaagaaagagatACGGTTTGAATCAAATGGctgaagaacaagaaaactTGGTTCTTAAATTCGTCATGTTCTTTGTTGGTCCAATTCAATTCGTTATGGAAGCCGCTGCTGTTTTGGCTGCTGGTTTAGAAGATTGGGTCGATTTCGGTGTTATCTGTgctttattgttattgaatGCTTTTGTTGGTTTTATCCAAGAATACCAAGCTGGTTCTATTGtcgatgaattgaaaaagacTTTGGCCAACTCTGCTCTTGTTGTTAGAAACGGTCAATTAGTTGAAATCCCAGCTAACGAAGTTGTTCCAGGTGATATCTTGCAATTGGAAGACGGTACCGTTATTCCAACTGATGGTAGAATTGTTTCTGAAGATTGTTTGTTACAAGTTGATCAATCTGCTATTACTGGTGAATCTTTAGCTGTCGACAAAAGAAGTGGTGACTCTTGTTACTCTTCTTCTACTGTTAAGACTGGTGAAGCCTTTATGATTGTTACTGCTACTGGTGACTCTACTTTCGTCGGTAGAGCTGCTGCTTTGGTTAACAAAGCTTCCGCTGGTACTGGTCATTTCACTGAAGTCTTGAACGGTATTGGTACTACCTTGTTGGTCTTTGTCATTGTTACTTTGTTGGTCGTTTGGGTTGCTTGTTTCTACAGAACCGTTAGAATTGTTCCAATCTTGAGATACACTTTAGCCATCACTATTATTGGTGTTCCAGTTGGTTTGCCAGCTGTCGTTACCACTACCATGGCTGTCGGTGCTGCTTACTTGGCCAAGAAACAAGCTATTGTCCAAAAATTGTCTGCCATTGAATCTTTGGCTGGTGTTGAAATCTTGTGTTCCGATAAAACCGGTACTTTGACCAAGAACAAATTGTCCTTGCACGAACCATACACTGTTGAAGGTGTTGAACCAGATGACTTGATGTTGACTGCTTGTTTAGCTGCTTCtagaaagaagaagggTTTGGATGCCATTGATAAAGCTTTCTTGAAATCTTTGATCAACTACCCAAGAGCTAAAGCTGCTTTGCCAAAATACAAGGTTATTGAATTCCAACCTTTCGATCCTGTCTCCAAGAAAGTTACTGCTATTGTTGAATCACCAGAAGGtgaaagaattatttgTGTTAAGGGTGCCCCATTATTCGTCTTAAAGACTGTTGAAGATGACCACCCAATCCCAGAAGATGTCCACGAAAACTACCAAAACACCGTTGCCGAATTTGCTTCCAGAGGTTTCAGATCTTTGGGTGTTGCCAGAAAGAGAGGTGAAGGTCACTGGGAAATTTTGGGTATTATGCCATGTATGGATCCACCAAGAGATGATACTGCTGCCACAGTCAATGAAGCTAGAAGATTAGGTTTAAGAGTTAAGATGTTAACTGGTGATGCCGTTGGTATTGCTAAAGAAACTTGTCGTCAATTAGGTTTGGGTACTAACATTTACGATGCCGACAGATTAGGTTTGTCCGGTGGTGGTGACATGGCTGGTTCTGAAATTGCTGATTTCGTTGAAAATGCCGATGGTTTCGCTGAAGTTTTCCCACAACATAAATATAATGCCGTTGAAATCTTACAATCTAGAGGTTACTTGGTTGCCATGACTGGTGATGGTGTTAACGATGCCCCATCTTTGAAGAAAGCTGATACTGGTATTGCCGTCGAAGGTGCTACTGATGCTGCCCGTTCTGCTGCCGATATTGTTTTCTTGGCCCCAGGTTTGTCTGCCATTATTGATGCTTTGAAAACTTCTAGACAAATTTTCCACAGAATGTACTCTTATGTTGTTTACCGTATTGCCCTTTCATTGCACTTGGAATTGTTCTTAGGTTTATGGATTGCTATCTTGAACAGATCTTTGGATATTAACTTGATTGTCTTCATTGCCATTTTCGCTGATGTTGCCACTTTGGCCATTGCTTATGATAATGCTCCATACGATCCAAAACCAGTTAAATGGAACTTGCCAAGATTGTGGGGTATGTCCATTGTCTTGGGTGTTATTTTGGCTATTGGTACTTGGATTACTTTGACTACTATGTTGTTGCCAAAAGGTGGTATTATCCAAAACTTTGGTGGTTTAGATGGTATTTTGTTCTTGCAAATTTCCTTGACTGaaaattggttgattttcGTCACCAGAGCTCAAGGTCCATTCTGGTCATCAATCCCATCATGGCAATTATCTGGTGCTGTcttgattgttgatatcATTGCCACTTGTTTCACCTTGTTTGGTTGGTGGTCTCAAAACTGGACTGACATTGTCACTGTTGTCAGAACCTGGATTTGGTCTTTCGGTGTCTTCTGTGTCATGGGTGGTGCTTACTACTTGATGTCTACTTCCGAAGCCTTTGACAACTTCTGTAACGGTAGaaaaccacaacaacacaCTGACAAGAGATCCTTGGAAGATTTCCTTGTGTCCATGCAAAGAGTATCTACTCAACACGAAAAATCTActtaa
- a CDS encoding uncharacterized protein (Ortholog(s) have mRNA binding activity) has product MTSGSRSVSLSSGKDLKYHQPHNSINSTASLRSSSIGSSFFTPNNTHGAGSNSSSSNDPSFLNGENTSANCTNSTESDDNELIEPTKDIDIVGAISTLHLDDDDEDEEATTTGTNNISRVKSGNKHNPQYGSLTPQNLAKTGSGNTKNTWNITQSAPPQPIRSNVSENGNHPNDQNVFVKPFELPESQEDASKKQTTNGLNLPLLEKILDSEGRTKDNDQNISSSKPQFYDGAIPFVPVNQNVTGNGNSQIPPPLGNIPPPMSNMPPPLPPHSMGLPSFSPFPHPSFYQGYIPSPPAHTPTPGDYQSFDKIPSVPSPAPPIIQESQVPTPAPVPVPAPQPNQPQPPTMWNPLHSPLVRLPFGQQQLQTVYSPTQSTQSPLLPQQGPPQPQPAFPMMPQHNFHQHNQYHPRPHYRNNNGMMNVHRKNLRRKEDSAKYSDAKLQDFTGSILTLCKDQHGCRFLQRELINETNATLIFNEIYFKAVELMIDPFGNYLIQKLFTMINLEQRLVLINQCSNELFRIALDPHGTRSLQKLIDVIETNEEIEIITRNLYSNIVVLSRDLNGNHVVQKILTKFNTISSDSNSSDSNRDGAQHQNQNQFIFDIIQANLLYIACHRHGCCVLQRCLDYGNKQQCQQLSQEIAKHTIKLSLDPYGNYVVQYVLNKYSVGGDAQNTDNQVIDIIIQEIKSNFIQLSLHKFGSNVIEKCLKISSISKDLIDNLIVLDHGQAFNQLLNDPFGNYVLQTSLDVANLEQFEQLSKILLPLLPNIKSTPHGRRILNKIQQ; this is encoded by the coding sequence ATGACATCAGGAAGCAGATCAGTTTCTTTATCTTCAGGGAAGGACTTGAAGTATCACCAACCACATAATTCCATAAATTCTACTGCATCATTAAGATCAAGCTCAATTGGGTCTTCGTTTTTCACCCCTAACAACACTCACGGTGCTGgatcaaattcatcttcaagCAATGATCCATCTTTTCTTAATGGGGAGAACACTTCTGCCAACTGCACTAATTCAACTGAATCAGACGACAATGAATTGATCGAGCCTACTAAAGATATTGACATTGTGGGTGCAATCAGTACTTTGCAtttagatgatgatgatgaagatgaagaggCTACCACAACTGGTACGAACAACATCTCTCGTGTTAAATCCGGTAACAAACACAACCCACAGTATGGATCTTTAACACCACAAAATCTTGCTAAAACAGGATCTGGAAACACCAAGAACACTTGGAATATAACTCAACTGGCTCCTCCACAACCAATAAGATCAAATGTTAGTGAAAACGGGAACCATCCCAATGATCAAAATGTCTTTGTGAAACCTTTTGAATTGCCAGAAAGCCAAGAAGATGCCAGCAAAAAGCAAACCACTAATGGTTTAAACTTGCCGTTGttagaaaaaattttagaCTCAGAAGGAAGAACTAAGGATAATGATCAAAATATATCTTCTAGTAAACCTCAGTTCTATGACGGTGCTATTCCTTTTGTTCCCGTAAATCAGAATGTTACTGGTAATGGAAACTCACAAATACCACCACCTCTCGGCAACATTCCACCACCAATGTCAAATATGCCACCACCGTTACCACCTCACTCAATGGGTCTTCCCTCTTTTAGTCCCTTTCCACATCCTTCTTTTTACCAAGGGTATATTCCTTCTCCACCAGCTCATACTCCTACACCTGGTGATTACCAATCTTTTGACAAGATTCCATCTGTGCCATCCCCAGCACCTCCAATTATCCAGGAATCACAAGTACCAACACCAGCGCCAGTACCAGTACCAGCACCACAACCTAACCAACCACAACCCCCGACTATGTGGAATCCATTACATTCACCACTTGTTAGATTGCCATTTggtcaacaacaattgcaAACAGTATACTCACCAACCCAATCAACGCAACTGCCATTACTACCACAACAGGGACCACCTCAACCGCAACCCGCATTCCCAATGATGCCACAACACAATTTCCATCAACACAATCAATATCATCCACGTCCACACTATAGAAACAATAATGGTATGATGAATGTTCATCGTAAAAATTTGCGTAGAAAAGAAGATAGTGCCAAATATTCTGATGCAAAATTACAAGATTTTACAGGGTCGATCTTAACTTTATGTAAAGATCAACATGGTTGTCGATTTTTACAACGagaattgattaatgaaACAAATGCAACGTTAATATTCaatgaaatttattttaaagCTGTTGAATTAATGATCGATCCATTTGgtaattatttgattcaaaaattgtttacCATGATTAATCTTGAACAACGGTTAGTTTTGATTAATCAATGCAGTAATGAATTATTTCGTATTGCCTTAGATCCTCATGGTACAAGATCATTACAAAAGTTAATTGATGTGATTGAAAccaatgaagaaattgagaTTATTACTCGTAATTTGTATTCAAATATCGTTGTATTATCAAGAGATTTGAATGGGAATCATGTGGTACAAAAGATTTTAACTAAATTCAATACCATTAGCTCTgattccaattcttcagaTTCCAACAGAGATGGAGCCCAGcatcaaaaccaaaatcaattcatttttgatattattcAAGCCAATCTTTTATATATTGCTTGTCATAGACATGGGTGTTGTGTATTACAGAGGTGTTTGGATTATGggaacaaacaacaatgtCAACAATTATCACAAGAGATTGCCAAGCATACTATCAAATTATCTTTGGATCCATATGGTAATTACGTTGTACAGTATGTTTTGAACAAGTATAGTGTTGGCGGTGACGCTCAAAATACCGATAATCAAGTAATTGATATCATTATCCAAGAGATTAAATCtaatttcattcaattatCTTTACACAAGTTTGGTTCTAATGTCATTGAGAAATGTTTGAAAATCTCTCTGATTTCAaaagatttaattgataatttaattgtaTTAGATCATGGTCAAGcatttaatcaattattaaatgatcCATTTGGTAATTATGTTTTGCAAACAAGTTTAGACGTTGCTAATTTGGaacaatttgaacaattgtCGAAAATTTTACTTCCATTGTTGCCAAATATTAAATCTACTCCTCATGGTAGAAgaatattaaataaaatccAACAATAG